In the Leptospira inadai serovar Lyme str. 10 genome, one interval contains:
- a CDS encoding LA_3150 family lipoprotein codes for MKSTVIKTLIIALAIGLVGCSNKGKTNDSDYSGLLASILAAPTADGTKSVVKITQLDSVSWSGVCFDSFTLPNSLAIPSGTDFFNATLGALQNAPPLVLEKPSKSTCSALGFPGGITQRSTDNNFFYKVYYCNPDVGVCTFSAIQAAGF; via the coding sequence ATGAAATCAACAGTAATTAAAACTTTAATCATCGCTCTTGCCATCGGGTTGGTGGGATGTAGTAACAAGGGTAAAACGAACGACTCGGATTATAGCGGACTATTGGCTTCGATCTTAGCGGCACCGACTGCGGATGGGACCAAATCCGTCGTAAAAATCACTCAGCTTGATTCGGTGTCCTGGAGCGGAGTTTGTTTCGATAGCTTTACTCTCCCGAACAGCCTTGCGATCCCTTCCGGAACGGATTTCTTTAACGCGACTCTGGGAGCCTTGCAAAACGCTCCTCCTTTAGTTCTCGAAAAGCCTTCCAAATCCACTTGCTCCGCTTTGGGTTTTCCCGGAGGGATCACTCAAAGAAGTACGGATAACAACTTCTTTTATAAAGTTTACTATTGTAATCCCGACGTAGGTGTCTGTACTTTCAGCGCCATACAAGCCGCCGGTTTTTAA